The following proteins come from a genomic window of Balearica regulorum gibbericeps isolate bBalReg1 chromosome 19, bBalReg1.pri, whole genome shotgun sequence:
- the SGSM2 gene encoding small G protein signaling modulator 2 isoform X4: MSCSADAVKEKLLWNVKKEVKQIMEEAVTRKFVHEDSSHIIALCGVVEACLLHMLKRRAAGFLRTDKVAALFTKVGKTYAIAGDICKKVQELQQQVESRKNQANGQEPLKRQGSTTSKAPVLTPQAIKHIWVRTALIEKVLDKIVQYIVDNCSKYYEKEALLADPVCGPILASLLVGPCALEYTKLKTADHYWTDPSADELVQRHRIHGVHGRQDSPSKRPALGIRKRHSSGSTSEDRFAASAREYVESLHQNSRTHLLYGKNNVLVQPKDDLEAIPGYLSLHQSAESLTLKWTPNQLMNGTLGDSELEKSVYWDYALIVPLSQIVCIHCHQQPESRWTLVLVSQDGTQRPPLHFPQGGHLLAFLSCLENGLLPRGQLEPPLWSQQGKGKVFPKLRKRNSNKSVDLEEMPGEDTSTDYVFRIIYPGHKHDNITINYHHLAASRSASVDDDEEEEDKLHAMLSMICSRNLTAPNRMKDTSEMIEMQGFGANLLSWQLEHCSQGSSCVSCSTGSSPYDIPSCCNCIHDRTPLKMLCESMKRQIVSRAFYGWLAYCRHLSTVRTHLSALVNHAIIPPDKPSSAAGGLTKEVWSKYQKDKKNYKELELLRRVYYGGVQHEIRKEVWPFLLGHYKFGMAKKEMDQVDEDIALRYQKVMAEWKACEVIVKQREKESHSATLAKFSSGSSIDSHVQRLIHRDSTISNDVFISVDEADSVERDSKGQDDPTFTVVSADMPAAAAAVEQQSVEFDSPDSGLPSSRNYSVASGILSSIDDGQSVSFEDGAEEETSADLERTDPDIARMQKAKSAVLQSQDSVSEEQLCSQVDYLMDVASVCAASYTIELLDTVALNLHRIDKDVQRCDRNYWYFTDDNLEKLRNVMCSYVWEHLEVGYVQGMCDLLAPLMVILDNDQLAYSCFSHLMKRMSQNFPNGGAMDTHFANMRSLIQILDSELFELMHQNGDYTHFYFCYRWFLLDFKRELLYEDVFTVWEVIWAAKHISSEHFVLFIALALVEVYREIIRDNNMDFTDIIKFFNGFKIPRVVSVYRA, from the exons gaaaaatcaGGCAAATGGGCAGGAGCCCCTCAAGAGGCAGGGATCAACCACAAGCAAAGCGCCTGTCctgacacctcaggccatcaaaCACATATGGGTTCGGACAGCATTGATTGAGAAAGTGCTCGACAAAATTGTGCAGTATATTGTTGATAACTGCAG TaaatattatgaaaaagaaGCTTTACTGGCAGATCCTGTTTGTGGCCCGATACTGGCTTCTCTCCTAG TTGGACCCTGCGCCCTGGAGTACACCAAGCTAAAAACAGCTGATCACTATTGGACTGACCCTTCAGCAGATGAGCTTGTTCAACGACACCGGATTCATGGAGTGCACGGCCGCCAAGACTCTCCTTCGAAGCGCCCAGCCCTGGGA ATCCGGAAACGGCATTCAAGTGGGAGCACGTCAGAAGATCGCTTTGCTGCTTCAGCAAGAGAGTACGTGGAGTCTTTGCACCAGAATTCCCGAACACACCTTTTGTATGGGAAAAACAACGTCCTGGTCCAGCCG AAAGACGACTTGGAGGCGATTCCTGGATATCTCTCCCTTCATCAGTCAGCAGAGAGTTTGACTTTAAAATGGACTCCAAATCAGCTGATGAATGGAACGCTTGGAGATtcagagctggagaaaag TGTTTACTGGGACTACGCATTAATAGTGCCGCTCAGCCAGATCGTCTGCATTCACTGCCATCAGCAAC cagaaagcagatggACATTAGTCCTGGTGAGTCAGGATGGAACTCAGAGACCTCCGCTGCACTTTCCCCAAGGAGGTCACCTCCTCgcatttctttcctgtctgGAGAATGGTCTTCTGCCTCGTGGTCAGCTGGAACCACCACTTTGGTCCCAACAGGGCAAG GGTAAGGTATTTCCAAAGCTTCGAAAACGGAACAGCAACAAATCAGTGGACCTAGAGGAAATGCCAGGTGAAGACACTTCAACAGACTATGTGTTCAGAATTATCTATCCAGGACACAAGCATGATAACA TAACTATTAACTACCACCACTTAGCTGCCAGCCGCTCTGCCTCTGTTGACGAtgacgaggaggaggaagataagCTACACGCAATGCTATCAATGATCTGCTCTCGGAACCTCACAGCTCCTAATAGGATGAAAG acaCCAGCGAAATGATAGAGATGCAAGGCTTTGGGGCAAACTTGCTTTCGTGGCAGCTGGagcactgcagccaaggctcCTCGTGTGTCTCCTGTTCCACGGGCAGCTCTCCCTATGATATACCCAGCTGCTGCAACTGCATCCACGATAG AACGCCATTAAAGATGCTGTGTGAAAGCATGAAGAGGCAAATAGTTTCCAGAGCCTTTTATGGAT GGCTTGCCTACTGCCGCCACTTGTCAACAGTGCGAACGCACCTCTCTGCCCTCGTGAACCACGCTATTATCCCACCTGACAAACCCTCCAGTGCTGCAGGAGGCCTGACTAAAGAGGTTTGGAGCAAGTATCAGAAGGACAAGAAG AATTACAAGGAACTAGAATTACTAAGAAGAGTTTACTACGGTGGGGTACAGCATGAGATTCGAAAGGAAGTATGGCCGTTCTTGTTGGGTCACTATAAATTTGGCATGGCCAAAAAGGAAATGGACCAG gTAGACGAAGACATTGCTCTCCGGTATCAGAAGGTCATGGCTGAGTGGAAAGCCTGCGAGGTCATTGTAAAGCAGCGAGAGAAAGAATCGCATTCTGCCACGCTGGCAAAGTTTTCATCGGGCAGCAGCATTGACAGCCACGTCCAGCGACTGATTCACAGGGACTCCACCATCAGCAACGAT gTCTTCATATCCGTAGATGAAGCAGACTCGGTGGAGCGAGACTCAAAGGGTCAGGACGACCCCACGTTCACCGTGGTGTCTGCTGacatgccagcagcagcagctgccgtAGAGCAACAGTCTGTAGAGTTTGACTCCCCCGACTCTGGGCTGCCATCCTCAAGGAACTACTCTGTGGCCTCAGGCATCCTGTCCAGTATTGATGATGGGCAGAGTGTCTCCTTTGAAGATGGGGCTGAAGAAGAAACGAGCGCTGACTTGGAAAGGACTGATCCAGACATAGCACGTATGCAGAAAGCCAAGTCAGCTGTACTGCAGTCTCAGGATTCTGTATCAGAAGAGCAGCTGTGTTCCCAAGTGGATTATTTAATGGATGTTGCTTCTGTCTGCGCCGCATCCTACACA ATAGAGTTATTGGACACTGTTGCCTTAAATTTGCACAGAATTGATAAAGATGTCCAGAGATGTGATCGGAATTACTGGTATTTTACTGACGATAACCTGGAGAAACTCCGAAATGTCATGTGCAG ttATGTTTGGGAGCACCTAGAAGTTGGTTATGTTCAAGGCATGTGTGACCTCCTGGCTCCTTTGATGGTTATACTTGACAATG ATCAACTGGCTTACAGCTGCTTCAGCCACCTGATGAAGAGGATGAGCCAGAACTTCCCCAATGGAGGTGCTATGGACACACACTTTGCCAACATGCGGTCCCTAATCCAA atTCTAGACTCGGAGCTTTTTGAATTGATGCACCAGAATGGAGATTACActcacttttatttctgctatcGCTGGTTCCTGCTTGACTTTAAAAGAG AATTGTTGTACGAGGATGTATTTACAGTGTGGGAAGTTATTTGGGCAGCAAAGCACATCTCTTCAGaacattttgtccttttcatTGCCTTAGCACTTGTGGAAGTTTATCGAGAGATTATCCGTGATAACAACATGGACTTCACTGATATCATCAAGTTTTTTAATG GTTTTAAGATTCCCAGAGTCGTTTCTGTGTACAGGGCTTGA